DNA from Corallococcus soli:
ACTGGGAGCACCGGGACCCCTTCGACCGACTCATCGTGGCCGTGGCCCGCAGACTCGGGCTGCCCCTGCTCACGCGCGACAGCACCATCACCGACTGGGCCCAGAGCACGGGAGGCATCGAGGTCGCGTGGTGACGCGGTCCCGATGCCTCCTGTGAGTCAAACCTTCGTGAAGGGAGGGACACCCGCGGATGCCAGGTGTCCTCCCACGCCGGCGAATCACTTCACGGCGTCACGAGCCGCAGGAACGCATCCTGGTTCCACGCGGCGCCCGCGCCATCACGCTGCCAGCCCGACGCCACCAGCCCCGCGTCCGGCAGCGCGACCAGCGTCGTCGCCGCCAGCGAGCACGTCCCGCTGGAGCAGGTCTCCGGCGCCAGCGTGCTCGCGCCCAGCAGCGCCCCGTCCGCCGCGTAGCGCGTCAGCCTGTTGCCACACGCCACCGCCACAGGCCCCGTGGACTCCACCGCGGCCACCGTGCCCACCGACGCCGAACCGCACGTGGGCCGCTTCGCCCACTGCTCCTGCCCGTCCGCCGTCGCGGTGAGCACGAACGGCCCACCCTCATCCAGCGTCGTCTCGTTCCACACCAGCAGGCCCACCGCCTCACCGGCCACCGCCACCGTGCCGTCCGCGCCCACCGACACGGAGCCGACACGCCCGTTCACGCCCGGCACCTCCCGCCCCCACGCCAGCGCCCCGTCCGCGTCGAACGCGAGCACCACGAAGCCGCCCGTGCCCTCCGCGTCGAACGTGCGCCCATCCAGCGTCACCGGGCCCACCAGCCTGCCGGCGACCACCGACGTGCCCGTGGCCGACAGCGCCACCGCCGACAGCAGCGTGCCCTCCGCCGCGCCGTCGAACGTCCGCGTCCAGCGCACCGCGCCGTCCGCCGCGTAGCGCACCAGCTGGGGCGTGTGGGCCTCCGTCGTCCACTCCTCGCCCAGGGCCACCACGCCACCGGCCGCGTCCGCCGCCGTCGCGTACACCTTCTGGCCCACGCGGCGCTGCCACTCGGGCGCGCCGTCGTCGGAGAACTTCACCAGGAAGCCGTCCTGCGCCTCGCCCAGCCCGAAGTCCGCCGAGTACAGGAACGCGTTGCCGGACAGGAACACCGCGCCGTCCGCGCCCGTGGAGCCCGCCACGCGCAGGTCCGACAGGCGGTTGCGCTCGAACTCCTTCGCCCACGTCCGCGTCCCGTCCGCCGCGTAGCGCGACAGCGTCAGCACCAGCCGCTCGCCGTCCACCGGCTCACGGTCCTCGTCCGAGCGCGGCGTGCCCGACGTCACCCACAGCACGTCCCCGCCCCGCCCCACCGCCAACCCGGAACCCGTGTCGTCCTGCGGGCCGCCCAGGGTCTCCGACCAGGGGCTCACCGCCGGGGCCGCCGGAGCAGGGGCCTCCGCCACGGGCGCCTCCGTCGGCGCCTGCGTCCCAGGCGAGGGGGCGGCCGCTTCGGGTGCCGGCGTGGGAACGGGGCCCCGGGCTTCCCTGGGGTTGCCCACATCCTCAGCTTCTCCGACCGAGCCCTCTCCACAGGCGGTCCCACCCAGCCCCAGCAGCCCCGCGCCCAGAAGTGCCCACCCGCCCCAGATGACCCGTCGTGCTGAACGCATGCCGTGCTCCCATGCCTGCCCTGCCCGAATGCAGGCGCCTTGGGAACGTAAGCAGTGTGTCCATGAAGCGGCATTCCCCCCTCCCACGGGGGACTTGAAACCGGCCGGGGGGCGACCGGGGGGTCGGGCGTGAGGCCGGGCGGACCCGTGTGTAGGCACGCGGAATAGGGAGGGCCTGGAACGGTTGCCACCACACGGCCGGGCCCCTGGGCGACGGAAACCGTTGGTCCGCCCCCCGCGCGCCGATTAAGAGAACCCTTCCATGGAAAGCGCCGCCCCCGCCCCACTCCCCCCGTCCGACGCCACTGGCGAGGACCTGCGCGCCGTCGAGGAGCTTGCCCAGGCCCGCAACGCCATCGTCGAGCAGATTGAAAAGCGCGTCGTCGGCCAGCGAGACGTGGTGGAGCACCTGCTGATTTCGCTCTTCAGCCGCGGCCACTGCCTGTTCGTGGGCGTCCCGGGCCTCGCGAAGACGCTGCTCATCTCCACGCTGGCGGACGTGCTCAACCTGTCCTTCAACCGCATCCAGTTCACGCCGGACCTGATGCCGTCGGACATCACCGGCACGGACATCCTGGAAGAGGACAAGACGACGGGCCGGCGCTCCTTCCGCTTCATGCACGGGCCCCTGTTCGCGAACATCATCCTCGCGGACGAGGTGAACCGCACGCCGCCCAAGACGCAGGCCGCGCTCCTCCAGGCGATGCAGGAGTACCGCATCACCGCCGGCGGCCGGACCTACCCGCTGGAGCTGCCCTTCCTCGTCTTCGCCACGCAGAACCCCATCGAGCAGGAGGGCACCTACCCCCTCCCCGAGGCGCAGCTGGACCGCTTCATGTTCCTGGTGGACGTGGGCTACCCCAGCGCCGAGGAGGAGGTGCAGATCGTCAAGAGCACCACCGCCGGCGCGCCGCCGAAGCTGGAGAAGATCCTCTCCCCGGAGCGCATCCTCGCGCTCCAGGAGCTGGTGCGCCGCGTGCCGGTGCCGGACCACGTCGTGCGCTACGCGGTGGAGCTGGTGCGCCACACGCGCCCCAAGGAAGCGGGCGCGCCGGACTTCGTGGCGAAGAACGTGTCCTGGGGCGCGGGCCCCCGCGCGAGCCAGTACCTGGTGCTCGCGGCCAAGGCGCGCGCCATCCTCAACGGCCGCTTCGTGGCCACGGTGGAGGACGTGCGCGCGCTGGCGCGTCCGGTGCTGCGCCACCGCGTGCTGCCGAACTTCACCGCGGAGAGCGAAGGCATCACGTCCGTGAAGTTGATTGATCAGCTCCTCACGGTGGTGAAGGGCTAGTCCGGCCCACACCCCATGGCGCTGCTCGACGCCCAGACGCTGTCCCGCCTCCAGGGCGTGAAGCTGCGCGCCCGCGCGGTGATGGAGGGCGTGCTGTCCGGCCTCCACAAGAGCCCGCATCAGGGCCAGAGCGTGGAGTTCGCGGAGCACAAGGAGTACGCCCCCGGCGACGAGCTGCGCCACCTGGACTGGAAGGCCTACGGCAAGTTCGACAAGTACTACGTCAAGCGCTACGAGCATGAGACGAACCTGCGCTCGGTGATGGTCGTGGATGCGTCCGCGTCCATGGGCTACCAGAGCGGCGCCCTGTCCAAGCTGGAGGTGGCGAAGACGCTGGCGGGCGCGCTCAGCTACCTGCTGGTGCGCCAGCAGGACGCGGCGGGCCTGTCGCTGATGGTGGGCGGGGCGTTCCGGGACGTGCCCCCGCGCGCGTCGGCGGGCCACCTCAACGTGCTGCTGGACGCGCTGGAGCACACGGAGGCCAAGGGCCCCACGGACCTGGGCAGCGCGGCGGACCACCTGGCGGAGGTGCTGCCCCGGCGCTCGACGGTCATCGTGCTGTCGGACCTGCTGGATGAACGGCAGGAGGCGCTCAAGCGGGTGCTCTCGCTGCGGCAGCGCAAGAACGACGTGGCGGTGTTCCACCTGGTGGACCCGGCGGAGCTGACGTTCCCGTTCGATGACCCCACGCTCTTCCTGGACATGGAGGGCGAGGGCCGCATCGAAGTGAACCCGCGCGAAATCAAGCAGAGCTACCTGGAGGAGTTCGGCGCCTTCCTCGCGGACGTGAAGGCGAAGTGCGCCGAGGCGGACGTGGACTACGAGCTGGTGCGCACGGACGAGCGGCTGGATGAAGTGCTGCTGCGCTTCCTGGGGCGCCGCGGGAGGCGCAGGTGACGTTCGGCAACCCGTGGTTCCTGCTGGGCGCGCTGGGCGCGCTCATCCCCGTGCTGGTGCACCTGTTCGACCGCAGGCGGCCCCGGGCGCATCCGTTCGGGCCCATGGCCTTCGTGCTGCGCAGCCAGAAGCGCACGGCGAGCCGGCTCAAGCTGAAGCGGCTGCTGCTCTACACGCTGCGCACGCTCATCCTGCTGGCCATCCCGCTGGCGCTGGCGCGGCCGGAGTTCAGCCGCGACGCGCAGGCGGCCACGGTGACGCGCGGGCCGGCGGCCACGGCCATCATCCTGGACGCGTCGCTGTCCATGCGCTGGTCGGACGGCACGGCGCTGTTCGAGAAGGGCCGCGACGAGGCGCGCGACGCGCTCAAGGACCTGCTGCCGGAGGAGCCCGCGACGGTGCTGGTGTGCACGGGCGCGCCGGAGGCACCGCCGCCCCCGGGCTTCGACCGGGCCCGGCTGCGGGCGCTCGTGGACGAGGCGAAGCCCACCTACGGCACGGCGGACCTGTCGCGCTGCCTGGACCTGGCGGCGCGCGCGCTGGAGGAGAACCCGATGCCGGGCAAGCGCCTGGTGGTGGTCTCCGACATGACGGCCTCCGGCTTCCGGCTGGAAGCGCCGCCGCCCACGGTGAAGGGCCCCACGGGCGCGCTGGTGAAGCCGGAGGTGGTGCTGCGCGACGTGGCGGAGGGCCGCGACACCCTGGAAAACCACGCGCTGGTGGACCTGCGGGTGGAGCCCGCGCTCCAGGCCGGGCCGCGCTCGTACCAGTTCACGTTCACGGTGCGGAACTTCGGCGCGAAGCCGGTGAAGGACCTGGAGGCCGCGGTGCGCGTGGGCGAATCCACGCTGGCCAAGGGCTTCGTGGACGTGCCGGCGGGGGGCACCACGCAGAAGACGCTGACGGTGCGCTTCCCCCAGGGCGGCACGGTGGTGGGCGCGGTGACGCTGGCGCCGGACGCGCTGGCGGAGGACGACCGGCGGCCTTTCGTGCTGCCGGTGCCGCGCGGGCTGAAGGCGCTGGTGGTGAACGGCTCGCCGCACGCGACGCGCTACCGGGATGAGGCCTTCTTCGTGGACGCGGCGCTCACGTCGCCGGGCTCGCCGGTGGACGTGGCGGTGCGCGACGCGGAGGTGGGCCTGCGCGAGGACTTCAGCGCGTATGACCTGGTGCTGCTGCTCAACGCGTCCGCGCCCTCGGAGGACGAGGCGGCGAAGCTCAGGACCTTCGTGGAGAACGGCGGCGGCCTCTTCGTGAGCGTGGGCGACCACGTGAACCCGGACACGTACAACCAGCGGCTGGGCGCGCTCCTGCCCCGGCCCCTGCGCCTGGTGCGCACGAGCGCCGAGCGCGAGGACCCCGACGCGGAGACGAAGACGGCGAAGCTGGCGCAGGTGCAGGTGGAGCACCCGCTGTTCGCGCCCTTCACGGGCCGGGCGGAGGAGGGCCTCATCGGCGCGCGCTTCTACAAGTACATGCTGCTGGAGGCGGACAGCCCGTCCGCGCCGGGGACCAGCCAGGTGCTGGCCACGTACGAGGACGGAGCACCGGCGGTGGCGGTGGCGCGCCGGGGCAAGGGACGCGTGGCGCTGTTCACCAGCACGGTGGACCGCGACTGGAGCGACTTCGCCATCCGGACCAGCTTCCTGCCGCTGATGCAGCGCTTCGCGGCGTACCTCACGGGCTCGCTGGAGGAGCGCGAGGAGGTGCGCGTGCGCGTGGGCGAGACGGTGACGCTGCGCCCGGAGGGCACGCAGAAGGTGACCGCGGTGCGCGCGCCGGACGGCGGCGAGGTGCCGGTGAAGGCCCAGCCGGACGGCTCGTTCGTCGCGGGTCCCACGGTGGAGCCGGGCGTGCACACGGTGCTGGGCGCGGACGGCAAGCCCGTGGCCGCGCTGGGCTTCGCCGCGACCCTGGACCCGGCGGAGAGCGACCTGTCCCGGGTGCCGCAGGACACGCTGACTGCCTACTTCGGCGAGGACACGGTGAAGGCGTCCACCGGGGACGCGGACAAGCCCGCCGTGCCGCTGTGGACGTGGCTCATCCTGGCCGCGTGCCTGGCGTTCTTCTTCGAAGGCACACTGCTGCGCAAGTAACGGGGCGTGAGCCTCCCTGGAAGGGCGGACACGCTCGCCAGGCGCGAACAGGCTTGCGGTGCGAATCCTGGCCACCGCCCGGTGTTCGTCTTCCGGATCCGGCTGCCTCGCGGTGAGCCGGCTGCTCCGCGCCCTGACAGGCAGCCGACGCTCGGGAGCGCATCCGCTGCCCCACCGGCGGCGGGCTCTGCCACACTGCGTGGCCGTGAGCCCTGCTTCCGCCCTCTATCGCGACTGCGCCCGCCTCTTCATGGTGGGCTTCCCTGGCACCCGCATCGACGCCGACCTCGCGGCGCTGATGGATGACGGCATCTACGGCGCCATCCTCTTCAAGCGAAACGTGGGCACCGCGAAGGAGACCGCGGCGCTGTGCCACGAGCTGAAGGTGCGTGCGGGCAGGCCCTTCATCCTCTCCGTGGACCAGGAGGGCGGCCGCGTGGCGCGACTTCGCGGCGCGCCGTTCACGTCACTGCCGCCCATGCGGGAGCTGGGACAGCGCGGCGATGAAGCGCTGGCCGAACGCGTGGGCCGGCTGCTCGCGCACGAGCTGCGCGCGGTGGGCTTCGACTGGGACTTCGCGCCGGTGCTGGACGTGGACACCAACCCGGCCAACCCGGTGATTGGGGACCGCAGCTTCAGCCGCGACCCGGCGGAGGTGGGCCGGCTGGGCGTGGCGCTCGCGCGGGGAATGGAGGCCGGCGGCGTGGCGTCGTGCGGGAAGCACTTCCCGGGACACGGCGACACGACGACGGACAGCCACCTCACCCTGCCCCGGCTGCCGCACGACCTGGAGCGACTGCGCCGCGTGGAGCTGGTGCCCTTCCAGGCCTTCGCGAAGGCGGGGCTCGCGTCGCTGATGACGGCGCACGTCCTGTTCGACGCGCTGGAGCCCGGCGTGCCGGCGACCATGAGCCACCGCGCGCTGCACGGCATCCTGCGCCAGGAGCTGGGCTTCGACGGGGTGCTCGTCAGCGACGACCTGGAGATGAAGGCCATCGCGGGGCACTACTCGGTGGAGGAGGCCGCGGTGCAGGGCACGCTCGCGGGCGTGGACCTGTTCCTCGTGTGCCACCGCGCGGACGTGCAGCGCGGTGCCATTGAAGCGCTGGTGAAGGCGGTGGAGTCCGGCCGCGTACCGCGCGAGCGCATCACCGAGGCCCACCGACGCCTGGACGCGCTCGCTGCCCGCTTCGCGCACCCCGCCGAGGACCGGCTCGCCACGCTCGGGGATGCGGACCACCGAGCGCTCGCGGAGGGCCTCGCCAGCGCGTTCACCGGCAAGGACCCGACGGAGGTCATGCTCGCGTCGCGCTGAGCGCGGGCAGCCGCGTTCCCGCGCGAGCGCCCTTCCGGCACAGGCTTCGGCGCGCTCCAGCCCTGGAGCGAGCGCGTCACTCCTCGGTCGGGTGCCCCCGCGAACGCCTCTGCTCATGCCCCTGGATGAACTGCTGCGTCCCGCCGGGGTCCTGGGTGTTCTCG
Protein-coding regions in this window:
- the nagZ gene encoding beta-N-acetylhexosaminidase is translated as MVGFPGTRIDADLAALMDDGIYGAILFKRNVGTAKETAALCHELKVRAGRPFILSVDQEGGRVARLRGAPFTSLPPMRELGQRGDEALAERVGRLLAHELRAVGFDWDFAPVLDVDTNPANPVIGDRSFSRDPAEVGRLGVALARGMEAGGVASCGKHFPGHGDTTTDSHLTLPRLPHDLERLRRVELVPFQAFAKAGLASLMTAHVLFDALEPGVPATMSHRALHGILRQELGFDGVLVSDDLEMKAIAGHYSVEEAAVQGTLAGVDLFLVCHRADVQRGAIEALVKAVESGRVPRERITEAHRRLDALAARFAHPAEDRLATLGDADHRALAEGLASAFTGKDPTEVMLASR
- a CDS encoding BatA domain-containing protein, which encodes MTFGNPWFLLGALGALIPVLVHLFDRRRPRAHPFGPMAFVLRSQKRTASRLKLKRLLLYTLRTLILLAIPLALARPEFSRDAQAATVTRGPAATAIILDASLSMRWSDGTALFEKGRDEARDALKDLLPEEPATVLVCTGAPEAPPPPGFDRARLRALVDEAKPTYGTADLSRCLDLAARALEENPMPGKRLVVVSDMTASGFRLEAPPPTVKGPTGALVKPEVVLRDVAEGRDTLENHALVDLRVEPALQAGPRSYQFTFTVRNFGAKPVKDLEAAVRVGESTLAKGFVDVPAGGTTQKTLTVRFPQGGTVVGAVTLAPDALAEDDRRPFVLPVPRGLKALVVNGSPHATRYRDEAFFVDAALTSPGSPVDVAVRDAEVGLREDFSAYDLVLLLNASAPSEDEAAKLRTFVENGGGLFVSVGDHVNPDTYNQRLGALLPRPLRLVRTSAEREDPDAETKTAKLAQVQVEHPLFAPFTGRAEEGLIGARFYKYMLLEADSPSAPGTSQVLATYEDGAPAVAVARRGKGRVALFTSTVDRDWSDFAIRTSFLPLMQRFAAYLTGSLEEREEVRVRVGETVTLRPEGTQKVTAVRAPDGGEVPVKAQPDGSFVAGPTVEPGVHTVLGADGKPVAALGFAATLDPAESDLSRVPQDTLTAYFGEDTVKASTGDADKPAVPLWTWLILAACLAFFFEGTLLRK
- a CDS encoding DUF58 domain-containing protein — its product is MALLDAQTLSRLQGVKLRARAVMEGVLSGLHKSPHQGQSVEFAEHKEYAPGDELRHLDWKAYGKFDKYYVKRYEHETNLRSVMVVDASASMGYQSGALSKLEVAKTLAGALSYLLVRQQDAAGLSLMVGGAFRDVPPRASAGHLNVLLDALEHTEAKGPTDLGSAADHLAEVLPRRSTVIVLSDLLDERQEALKRVLSLRQRKNDVAVFHLVDPAELTFPFDDPTLFLDMEGEGRIEVNPREIKQSYLEEFGAFLADVKAKCAEADVDYELVRTDERLDEVLLRFLGRRGRRR
- a CDS encoding AAA family ATPase, yielding MESAAPAPLPPSDATGEDLRAVEELAQARNAIVEQIEKRVVGQRDVVEHLLISLFSRGHCLFVGVPGLAKTLLISTLADVLNLSFNRIQFTPDLMPSDITGTDILEEDKTTGRRSFRFMHGPLFANIILADEVNRTPPKTQAALLQAMQEYRITAGGRTYPLELPFLVFATQNPIEQEGTYPLPEAQLDRFMFLVDVGYPSAEEEVQIVKSTTAGAPPKLEKILSPERILALQELVRRVPVPDHVVRYAVELVRHTRPKEAGAPDFVAKNVSWGAGPRASQYLVLAAKARAILNGRFVATVEDVRALARPVLRHRVLPNFTAESEGITSVKLIDQLLTVVKG